A portion of the Pan troglodytes isolate AG18354 chromosome 10, NHGRI_mPanTro3-v2.0_pri, whole genome shotgun sequence genome contains these proteins:
- the LYZ gene encoding lysozyme C precursor yields MKALIVLGLVLLSVTVQGKVFERCELARTLKRLGMDGYRGISLANWMCLAKWESGYNTRATNYNAGDRSTDYGIFQINSRYWCNDGKTPGAVNACHLSCSALLQDNIADAVACAKRVVRDPQGIRAWVAWRNRCQNRDVRQYVQGCGV; encoded by the exons ATGAAGGCTCTCATTGTTCTGGGGCTTGTCCTCCTTTCTGTTACCGTCCAGGGCAAGGTCTTTGAAAGGTGTGAGTTGGCCAGAACTCTGAAAAGATTGGGAATGGATGGCTACAGGGGAATCAGCCTAGCAAACT GGATGTGTTTGGCCAAATGGGAGAGTGGTTATAACACACGAGCTACAAACTACAATGCTGGAGACAGAAGCACTGATTATGGGATATTTCAGATCAATAGCCGCTACTGGTGTAATGATGGCAAAACCCCAGGAGCAGTTAATGCCTGTCATTTATCCTGCAGTG CTTTGCTGCAAGATAACATCGCTGATGCTGTAGCTTGTGCAAAGAGGGTTGTCCGTGATCCACAAGGCATTAGAGCATG GGTGGCATGGAGAAATCGTTGTCAAAACAGAGATGTCCGTCAGTATGTTCAAGGTTGTGGAGTATAA